A genomic window from Paramormyrops kingsleyae isolate MSU_618 chromosome 23, PKINGS_0.4, whole genome shotgun sequence includes:
- the LOC140577586 gene encoding structural maintenance of chromosomes protein 5-like translates to MLMSALYVALDAPFDYTISDMPYLRKWWCLLLMENFDLRSYGKLFAHWREDAKAVLQGQHVPIFRLKKRKLPEVSQEPAVVQDLHTAVQWVVQNKALFHEHVTMPKYLSLNKVDQQRVLREMLEEEDTEARDFFIFVFQCAEDMEVFLQACVDEQGLRVNAMFEK, encoded by the exons ATGCTAATG TCTGCTCTCTACGTGGCACTGGATGCACCATTTGATTATACTATA TCAGACATGCCCTACTTGCGGAAATGGTGGTGCTTGCTGTTGATGGAGAACTTTGATCTCAGGAG CTATGGCAAGCTTTTTGCACACTGGAGAGAGGACGCCAAAGCTGTGCTTCAAGGACAACATGTGCCCATTTTCAGACTGAAAAAGCGCAAGTTACCGGAAGTCAGTCAG GAGCCAGCAGTTGTTCAAGATCTGCATACTGCTGTGCAGTGGGTTGTCCAAAATAAGGCGCTTTTCCATGAACACGTAACCATGCCAAAATATCTGTCCTTAAATAAAGTGGACCAGCAGAGAGTCTTAAGAGAGATGCTGGAGGAAGAAGACACTGAAGCAAGGGACTTCTTCATCTTTGTTTTTCAGTGTGCGGAGGACATGGAGGTCTTTCTACAGGCATGTGTTGACGAGCAGGGGCTAAGGGTCAATGCTATGTTTGAAAAATAA